From Streptomyces sp. NBC_00690, a single genomic window includes:
- a CDS encoding class I SAM-dependent methyltransferase, with amino-acid sequence MTSCRICGGRLHEFGDFGTQPLSSGFLEPDYIGDEYLFRLALGVCDSCTMVQLMEEVPRHLMFNGHYPYLSSGSSVMRKHFEQTAQDFLRTELTAPGAFAVELGCNDGIMLRALADAGVRHLGVEPSESVADIARRLGIRVTTEFFQASTAQEIREAEGPAQLIYAANTLCHIPYMDSIFQGIDALLAPDGVFVFEDPYLADIVEKTSYDQIYDEHYYFFSVTSVAAMAERFGFELVGAERLPVHGGEVRYTLARRGRRTPDPSVAVLLAEEKTRRLAELDTLKSFFRNVERSRDELVSLLRKLKAEGCTVVGYGATAKSATVTNYCGIGPDLVSFISDTTPNKQGRLTPGAHIPVRPRAAFDDPYPDYALLFAWNHAEEIIAKETQFRESGGKWILYVPHVQVV; translated from the coding sequence ATGACGAGCTGCCGTATCTGCGGCGGCCGACTTCACGAGTTCGGTGATTTCGGTACGCAGCCGCTTTCCAGCGGGTTCCTGGAACCCGACTACATCGGGGACGAGTACCTCTTCCGGCTCGCGCTGGGAGTGTGCGACTCGTGCACCATGGTCCAGCTCATGGAGGAAGTCCCCCGGCATCTGATGTTCAACGGCCACTACCCGTATCTGTCGTCCGGGTCGTCGGTGATGAGGAAGCACTTCGAGCAGACGGCGCAGGACTTCCTGCGGACCGAGCTCACCGCCCCCGGCGCGTTCGCCGTCGAACTGGGCTGCAACGACGGCATCATGCTCCGGGCACTGGCCGACGCGGGCGTCAGGCATCTGGGCGTGGAGCCCTCCGAGAGCGTGGCTGACATCGCCCGCAGGCTAGGCATCCGGGTCACCACCGAGTTCTTCCAGGCGTCGACCGCACAGGAGATCCGTGAGGCGGAGGGCCCCGCCCAGCTGATCTACGCGGCGAACACCCTGTGCCACATCCCGTACATGGACTCCATCTTCCAGGGCATCGACGCGCTGTTGGCGCCCGACGGTGTGTTCGTCTTCGAGGACCCCTATCTGGCGGACATCGTCGAGAAGACCTCGTACGACCAGATCTACGACGAGCACTACTACTTCTTCAGCGTCACATCGGTGGCGGCCATGGCCGAGCGGTTCGGCTTTGAGTTGGTGGGTGCGGAGCGGCTGCCCGTGCACGGCGGTGAGGTGCGGTACACCCTCGCCCGCAGGGGCCGGCGCACTCCGGACCCCTCGGTGGCCGTGCTGCTCGCGGAGGAGAAGACCCGCCGACTGGCCGAACTGGACACCCTCAAGAGCTTCTTCCGGAACGTCGAACGCTCACGGGACGAGTTGGTGAGCCTGCTTCGGAAGCTGAAGGCGGAAGGGTGCACGGTGGTCGGGTACGGTGCGACGGCGAAGAGCGCCACCGTGACCAACTACTGCGGAATCGGTCCCGACCTGGTGTCGTTCATCTCCGACACCACACCGAACAAGCAGGGGCGGCTCACTCCCGGCGCCCACATCCCGGTGCGCCCGCGTGCGGCGTTCGACGATCCCTATCCTGATTACGCCCTGCTCTTCGCCTGGAACCACGCCGAGGAGATCATCGCCAAGGAGACTCAGTTCCGGGAGTCGGGCGGCAAATGGATTCTCTACGTACCGCATGTGCAGGTGGTGTGA
- a CDS encoding class I SAM-dependent DNA methyltransferase: MYGAEASEIYELLHQGRGKDYQSEAQEIARQVRARMPGAVSLLDVACGTGAHLEHFRPVFDRVEGLELSAPMAESARRRLPGVTVHTGDMRDFSLDASFSAITCMFGSIGYLADPGELESALRRFARHLRPGGVVAIDPWWFPETFLDGHVATGTTTEDGRTLARVSHSVRVGDASRIEVHYLVADAASGVRHFSETHLISLFSRRQYEAAFTAAGLSVEYLDGLHNGRGLFVGVLETPAA; the protein is encoded by the coding sequence TTGTACGGGGCAGAGGCCAGCGAAATCTACGAGCTGCTGCACCAGGGCAGGGGCAAGGACTACCAGTCGGAGGCGCAGGAGATCGCCCGCCAGGTGCGGGCCAGGATGCCGGGCGCCGTGTCACTGCTCGATGTGGCGTGCGGCACGGGAGCCCATCTGGAGCACTTCCGGCCGGTGTTCGACCGGGTCGAGGGGCTTGAGCTGTCCGCACCCATGGCGGAGTCCGCTCGACGCAGGCTGCCGGGGGTCACCGTACACACCGGGGACATGCGCGACTTCTCGTTGGACGCCTCCTTCTCGGCCATCACCTGCATGTTCGGTTCGATCGGCTATCTGGCCGACCCGGGAGAGCTGGAGTCGGCGCTGCGCCGCTTCGCACGGCACCTACGGCCGGGCGGTGTGGTCGCGATCGACCCCTGGTGGTTCCCGGAGACCTTCCTCGACGGCCATGTGGCGACGGGGACGACCACGGAGGACGGCCGTACGCTCGCCCGCGTGTCGCACTCGGTGCGGGTGGGCGACGCGTCCCGGATCGAGGTGCACTACCTCGTCGCCGACGCCGCCTCTGGGGTGCGGCACTTCAGCGAGACCCATCTGATCTCGCTGTTCAGCCGTCGGCAGTACGAGGCGGCCTTCACCGCGGCCGGCCTGAGCGTGGAGTACCTCGACGGTCTGCACAACGGCCGCGGTCTGTTCGTCGGGGTACTGGAGACCCCCGCGGCGTGA
- a CDS encoding phytanoyl-CoA dioxygenase family protein: MASPRELTTPATLTEESVRRYREDGFVHVPRLLSPEEVSVYRAAAESILERDMEVWAGGDDGAAVEVNYTTQVWRKDETLRRLALHPALTGIAGRLAGVPLRLYSSEVLVKEPEGAPPTLLHDDEAGLPMDGLEQTLTAWIALVDVPVERGCLSYIPGSHLRADSERLRHMTSFEQFREPDEVWPDFPWRPRVTVPLRAGDVAFHHCRTLHWAGGNETDARRVGHGVIYMDAGTTYLPGVMDEYLAHMEPGQPLDDAELFPIVTS; this comes from the coding sequence ATGGCGTCCCCCCGTGAACTGACCACCCCGGCGACGCTCACCGAGGAGAGCGTCCGCCGCTATCGCGAGGACGGCTTCGTCCATGTGCCCCGGCTGCTCTCCCCGGAAGAGGTCTCCGTCTACCGCGCGGCGGCGGAGAGCATCCTGGAGCGGGACATGGAGGTGTGGGCGGGTGGCGACGACGGCGCGGCCGTGGAGGTCAACTACACCACCCAGGTGTGGCGCAAGGACGAGACGCTGCGCCGGCTGGCCCTCCATCCCGCGCTGACCGGTATCGCCGGACGGCTCGCGGGCGTTCCGCTGCGCCTCTACAGCAGCGAGGTGCTCGTCAAGGAGCCCGAAGGGGCGCCGCCCACCCTGCTCCACGATGACGAAGCGGGGCTGCCGATGGACGGGCTGGAACAGACGCTCACCGCGTGGATCGCGCTGGTGGACGTCCCCGTCGAACGTGGCTGTCTGAGCTACATCCCCGGCTCGCACCTACGGGCGGACTCCGAGCGGCTGCGGCACATGACCAGTTTCGAGCAGTTCCGTGAGCCCGACGAGGTCTGGCCGGACTTCCCCTGGCGGCCCCGGGTCACCGTGCCGCTGCGCGCAGGTGACGTCGCCTTCCACCACTGCCGCACGCTGCACTGGGCCGGTGGGAACGAGACCGACGCCCGTCGGGTCGGCCACGGCGTCATCTACATGGACGCCGGAACCACCTATCTGCCGGGGGTGATGGACGAGTACCTCGCCCATATGGAGCCGGGCCAGCCGTTGGACGACGCGGAGTTGTTCCCGATCGTCACGAGCTGA
- a CDS encoding acyl-CoA dehydrogenase family protein — MTPHVVSRPPLCDLGAPITSEGAQLLEIIGRHLPRIAAEAAEHDRAGTFPEGVFRALRDDGVLAATVPVKFGGLGVNSVHDVCLAIMRIAEADASTALSLHMQLCRGITMSYEREHSTPAGQALAERILTLMGTGDAVVSGALKDARQTTELRPAPGGGWLLSGAKILVSMAPVATHFVVAAPVRPETGPPRLAAAFLSADTAGLSVPDDWDGMGMRASASSSVVFDDCPVPDEDLFVRGPVGEVNHASFAGQTVSSIGLLGVYAGIAQSARDITVAGVRRRGGTPASAVRTLVAEMDVKLYTLRSALAAALIHTEHLSEQIDGDLAERGRRMMAPFQYAKLVVNRCASGIVEDCMTLTGGVSFTAGHPLARRHRDVRAGWFMQPFTYADAIDQLSAWALELDEH; from the coding sequence ATGACCCCTCACGTCGTCAGCCGCCCGCCCCTCTGCGACCTCGGGGCGCCGATCACCTCCGAGGGCGCCCAGCTGTTGGAGATCATCGGACGCCATCTGCCGCGCATCGCCGCCGAGGCCGCAGAGCACGACCGCGCGGGCACCTTCCCCGAGGGCGTGTTCCGCGCGCTGCGGGACGACGGAGTGCTCGCCGCCACCGTGCCCGTCAAATTCGGCGGGCTCGGCGTCAACAGCGTCCACGACGTCTGTCTCGCCATCATGCGGATCGCCGAGGCCGACGCATCCACGGCGCTCTCGTTGCACATGCAGCTCTGCCGGGGCATCACCATGTCGTACGAGCGCGAGCACTCCACCCCGGCCGGACAGGCGCTCGCCGAGCGGATCCTCACCCTGATGGGCACCGGCGACGCGGTGGTGAGCGGTGCGCTGAAGGACGCCCGGCAGACCACCGAACTGCGCCCCGCACCCGGAGGCGGCTGGCTGCTCTCGGGTGCCAAGATCCTTGTCAGCATGGCGCCCGTGGCCACCCACTTCGTGGTCGCGGCACCCGTCAGGCCCGAGACCGGCCCGCCGCGACTCGCCGCCGCCTTTCTCTCGGCGGACACCGCGGGGTTGAGCGTGCCGGACGACTGGGACGGCATGGGCATGCGGGCCTCGGCCAGTTCCTCGGTGGTCTTCGACGACTGCCCGGTCCCCGACGAGGACCTGTTCGTGCGTGGCCCGGTCGGCGAGGTCAACCACGCCTCTTTCGCCGGGCAGACGGTCAGCTCGATCGGTCTGCTCGGTGTGTACGCGGGAATCGCCCAGTCCGCACGGGACATCACGGTCGCCGGTGTGCGGCGCCGGGGCGGCACTCCGGCGAGTGCCGTGCGCACCCTCGTCGCAGAAATGGACGTCAAGCTCTATACCCTGCGGTCCGCGCTGGCTGCGGCCCTCATCCACACGGAGCACCTCTCGGAGCAGATCGACGGCGACCTCGCCGAGCGCGGACGCCGGATGATGGCCCCCTTCCAGTACGCCAAGCTGGTGGTGAACCGTTGTGCTTCGGGCATCGTCGAGGACTGCATGACCTTGACCGGAGGCGTGTCGTTCACCGCCGGGCACCCCCTCGCCCGCCGTCATCGGGACGTGCGCGCCGGATGGTTTATGCAGCCGTTCACTTACGCCGACGCGATCGATCAGCTCAGCGCCTGGGCGTTGGAGCTCGACGAGCACTGA
- a CDS encoding NAD-dependent epimerase/dehydratase family protein, translated as MEIIGTGFLARHLRPLADAHPRVTVLAAGVPRHPLPDSEHRREERLVLDTLEHCRSRGRTLVFFSTVSMYGSPGCRGREDDPVVASLPYGEHKLGLEKLVRDSGVPHLVLRLGYVMGPDEPAYRLLPVLIRQLRAGLITVQRGARRDLLHVDEFVAALDLLLATGTVDEVINLASGDCADISDVIDHLELHLGLGAERAYADHTVSHCPSVDKLHRIVPEVAALGFGPGYFRTAIDRYFATADRADP; from the coding sequence ATGGAGATCATCGGCACCGGATTCCTCGCCCGGCACCTCAGGCCGCTCGCCGACGCGCACCCACGGGTGACCGTCCTCGCGGCCGGGGTGCCGCGCCACCCCCTACCGGACTCCGAACACCGCCGTGAGGAGCGCCTGGTCCTGGACACCCTGGAGCACTGCCGCTCCCGAGGTCGGACACTGGTCTTCTTCTCCACCGTCAGCATGTACGGATCGCCCGGCTGCCGGGGCCGCGAGGACGACCCCGTCGTTGCCTCCCTACCGTACGGAGAGCACAAGCTCGGCCTGGAGAAGCTCGTCCGGGACTCGGGCGTACCCCACCTCGTGCTGCGGCTGGGCTATGTGATGGGCCCCGACGAGCCGGCGTACCGGCTCCTTCCGGTACTCATCCGCCAACTCCGCGCGGGCCTCATCACCGTCCAGCGCGGTGCCCGCCGCGACCTGCTGCACGTGGACGAGTTCGTCGCCGCGCTGGATCTGCTGCTCGCCACGGGCACCGTCGACGAGGTGATCAATCTGGCTTCCGGGGACTGCGCCGACATCAGCGATGTCATCGACCACCTGGAACTGCATCTGGGGCTCGGCGCCGAACGCGCATACGCCGACCACACCGTCTCGCACTGCCCCTCGGTGGACAAGCTCCACCGGATCGTGCCCGAAGTGGCCGCACTGGGCTTCGGGCCGGGCTACTTCCGTACCGCCATCGACCGGTATTTCGCGACGGCTGACCGCGCGGATCCGTGA
- a CDS encoding FAD-binding oxidoreductase, with protein MGELTRRGVLRGTAATGGAAALTGLAAPSARATPSARACAPVVGPVTVGRADPRFINLNTSYNSRFTPNPESFWLVWSGDQVVAAVDEAVRTGKRIAVRSGGHCYENFVTSTDVAVVVDISPLNKVSFDTEHQAFSVESGATLGEVYKALYYGWGVTIPGGSCPSVGVGGHIAGGGYGSLSREHGMVVDHLYGVEVVVVDRSGKARRVVATRRPDDPNRDLWWAHTGGGGGNFGVVLRYLLRSPNVRSRNPAMLLPRPPETSMGRTLTWQWEGITEQAFTTLVRDHGQWHERYPQTKVGSSLSLPHRTAGEFQLLVGADAERAEAERLMDDFIRVVTANVGVTPTVEQSEQAWLPETLNSETHPGGTPFKSKASFLRRRWTDRQIGTIHKYLSDGYRWGASVYLNSFGGKINSVAPSATAFPHRDALFSVSYDLYYDDPANTGELEWMRRFYQEVFADTGGVPAPDANNSGCYINYPDADLADPRWNTSKVPWSTLYYRDNYPRLQQVKARWDPRGVFSHALSVRPASPR; from the coding sequence TTGGGCGAGTTGACGCGGCGCGGCGTACTGCGGGGCACGGCCGCCACCGGTGGTGCCGCGGCGCTGACCGGGCTGGCAGCACCGAGCGCACGGGCCACGCCTTCCGCGCGGGCCTGCGCCCCGGTCGTGGGGCCGGTGACCGTGGGTCGGGCGGACCCCAGGTTCATCAACCTCAACACGAGCTACAACAGCCGGTTCACTCCGAACCCGGAGTCGTTCTGGCTGGTCTGGTCGGGCGACCAGGTGGTGGCGGCTGTCGACGAGGCCGTGCGGACCGGCAAGCGGATCGCCGTCCGCAGCGGCGGCCACTGCTACGAGAACTTCGTCACCAGCACCGATGTCGCCGTGGTGGTGGACATCTCACCACTGAACAAGGTCTCCTTCGACACCGAGCACCAGGCGTTCTCGGTGGAGTCGGGCGCCACCCTCGGCGAGGTGTACAAGGCGCTCTACTACGGCTGGGGAGTGACGATCCCGGGCGGCAGTTGCCCCAGCGTCGGTGTCGGCGGCCATATAGCCGGCGGCGGTTATGGCTCCCTCTCCCGTGAACACGGCATGGTCGTGGACCACCTCTACGGCGTGGAGGTCGTGGTCGTGGACCGGTCCGGCAAGGCTCGTCGGGTCGTGGCCACTCGCCGACCCGACGACCCCAACCGGGACCTGTGGTGGGCCCACACCGGCGGAGGCGGCGGCAACTTCGGCGTGGTCCTGCGCTATCTGCTGCGCTCCCCGAACGTACGCAGCCGCAACCCCGCCATGCTGCTTCCCCGCCCGCCCGAGACCTCCATGGGCAGAACGCTCACCTGGCAGTGGGAAGGCATCACCGAGCAGGCTTTCACCACTCTCGTGCGAGACCACGGCCAGTGGCACGAGCGGTACCCGCAGACCAAGGTGGGCAGCTCGCTCTCGCTGCCCCACCGCACGGCAGGAGAGTTCCAACTGCTGGTCGGGGCTGACGCCGAACGGGCCGAGGCCGAACGGCTCATGGACGACTTCATCAGGGTCGTCACCGCCAACGTGGGCGTCACGCCCACGGTCGAGCAGTCGGAACAGGCGTGGTTGCCAGAGACCTTGAACTCCGAGACCCACCCGGGCGGCACGCCCTTCAAGTCCAAGGCGAGCTTCCTGCGCAGACGGTGGACCGACCGACAGATCGGCACGATCCACAAGTACCTGAGCGACGGATACCGCTGGGGCGCATCCGTCTACCTCAACTCCTTCGGCGGGAAGATCAACTCCGTAGCCCCTTCGGCCACCGCCTTCCCACACCGTGACGCCCTCTTCAGCGTCTCCTACGACCTCTACTACGACGACCCCGCCAACACCGGGGAGTTGGAGTGGATGCGCCGCTTCTACCAGGAGGTCTTCGCCGACACCGGCGGTGTCCCGGCGCCCGACGCCAACAACAGCGGCTGCTACATCAACTACCCGGACGCCGACCTCGCCGACCCCCGCTGGAACACCTCCAAGGTCCCCTGGTCCACCCTCTACTACCGGGACAACTACCCCCGGCTCCAGCAGGTCAAGGCCCGCTGGGATCCACGTGGCGTCTTCTCGCACGCGCTCTCCGTCCGCCCCGCATCGCCCCGCTGA
- a CDS encoding class I SAM-dependent methyltransferase: MGVTTDNAENLEDSAYKAEVTRAFNRAAAHYDRMGVEFFTPMGRRLIERAKPLPGERVLDIGCGRGAALFPAAEQVGPTGSVLGIDIAPAMVEEARREATRQGVSQVEAQVMDGERPDLPARSFDLVTGSYSVIFLPDAPGALARYAELLRDGGRIAFTSPVFTDDTFPFLPPVFTDLIPRSLLTNLPPEWQPEALQRRFNSWLSHPADLRRTMEAAGFAGVEVVDEPVELTATSGEAWVDWSHTQGMRLLWTHLPDEESRRLRERLITALDAMRDEDRPLTIDTPVRYVTATVRR; the protein is encoded by the coding sequence ATGGGAGTAACAACGGACAACGCGGAAAATCTGGAAGATTCGGCCTATAAAGCGGAGGTCACCCGCGCTTTCAACCGCGCGGCGGCCCACTACGACCGCATGGGGGTCGAGTTCTTCACCCCCATGGGACGCAGGCTGATCGAGCGGGCGAAGCCGCTGCCGGGCGAGCGGGTCCTCGACATCGGCTGCGGACGCGGCGCCGCACTCTTCCCCGCGGCCGAACAGGTGGGGCCCACGGGATCGGTGCTGGGCATCGACATCGCCCCGGCGATGGTCGAAGAGGCCCGTCGAGAGGCCACGCGGCAGGGTGTGAGCCAGGTGGAAGCGCAGGTGATGGACGGGGAGCGTCCCGACCTGCCCGCCCGCTCCTTCGACCTCGTCACGGGAAGCTACAGCGTGATCTTCCTCCCCGACGCCCCCGGGGCACTCGCCCGCTACGCCGAGTTGCTGCGGGACGGCGGGCGCATCGCCTTCACCAGTCCCGTCTTCACCGACGACACCTTCCCGTTCCTGCCGCCGGTGTTCACCGACCTCATCCCGCGCTCCCTGCTGACCAATCTGCCGCCGGAGTGGCAGCCGGAGGCGTTGCAGCGGCGGTTCAACAGTTGGCTTTCCCACCCCGCCGACCTCCGCCGGACGATGGAGGCGGCCGGCTTCGCCGGGGTCGAGGTCGTGGACGAGCCCGTGGAACTGACGGCCACCTCGGGCGAGGCATGGGTGGACTGGTCCCACACCCAGGGCATGCGACTGCTGTGGACGCATCTGCCCGACGAAGAGAGCCGGCGGCTGCGCGAACGGCTGATCACCGCGCTCGACGCAATGCGGGACGAGGACCGGCCGCTGACCATCGACACCCCGGTCCGCTACGTCACGGCGACGGTACGCCGATAG
- a CDS encoding acyltransferase domain-containing protein: MGTLATGRSTVLLLPGQGSQHLRMAAGLFGTEPVFTAAMDEVFTALGTEGDRLREDWLSERPAVELDHVTRSQPLLFAVDHALGQLVLSWGVRPGAVLGHSIGELAGAVLAGVFALPDAVALVRERIRLLGDGPPGGMLAVAAAPEEVEPFLGGDVVIGAYNAPRQTVLAGPDPALEKVHAALLEADFTCRRVPSLSPFHSPALAPAVEGSADLIAALPVRPSRITLHSCYTALPLSPDEVTDPEYWAAQPVAPVRFWPALDALLTDCDAVLVEAGPGQGLAQLARRHPSVRAGRSAVVPLLPARPGPPERDRASVAAAREALIGLGVAPQPTAG; the protein is encoded by the coding sequence ATGGGGACGTTGGCAACCGGGCGATCGACTGTGCTTCTCCTGCCGGGCCAGGGGTCACAGCACCTCAGGATGGCCGCCGGCCTGTTTGGGACCGAGCCCGTGTTCACGGCAGCCATGGACGAGGTCTTCACCGCGCTGGGGACGGAAGGGGACCGGCTCAGGGAAGACTGGCTCAGCGAAAGACCGGCCGTCGAACTCGACCACGTGACCCGCTCCCAGCCACTGCTCTTCGCCGTCGACCACGCACTGGGCCAGCTGGTGCTGAGCTGGGGAGTGCGGCCGGGGGCGGTGCTCGGGCACAGCATCGGGGAACTGGCGGGAGCGGTCCTGGCTGGGGTGTTCGCCCTGCCGGACGCCGTGGCCCTGGTGCGCGAGCGCATCCGGCTGCTGGGTGACGGCCCACCGGGCGGGATGCTCGCGGTGGCTGCGGCACCCGAAGAGGTCGAGCCGTTCCTCGGCGGCGATGTCGTCATCGGCGCGTACAACGCTCCCCGGCAGACCGTCCTTGCGGGACCGGATCCCGCGCTGGAGAAGGTGCATGCGGCGCTGCTGGAGGCCGACTTCACCTGTCGGCGCGTTCCGTCGCTCAGCCCGTTCCACAGTCCCGCGCTCGCCCCGGCCGTCGAGGGATCGGCGGATCTGATCGCCGCCCTACCGGTCCGGCCTTCCAGGATCACCCTCCACTCCTGCTACACGGCACTGCCGCTCAGCCCCGACGAGGTGACCGATCCGGAGTACTGGGCCGCACAGCCCGTCGCTCCCGTACGGTTCTGGCCGGCGCTGGACGCACTGCTCACCGACTGCGACGCCGTGCTGGTGGAGGCGGGGCCCGGCCAGGGTCTGGCCCAACTCGCCAGGCGACACCCGTCGGTACGGGCCGGGCGCAGCGCGGTCGTACCCCTCCTGCCGGCCCGTCCCGGGCCGCCCGAGCGGGACCGTGCGTCGGTGGCGGCGGCCCGGGAGGCCCTGATCGGGCTGGGGGTCGCGCCGCAGCCCACCGCTGGGTGA
- a CDS encoding ketoacyl-ACP synthase III family protein has product MDELYIAATGSWLPPRLPIEEAVADGRCPAPLARTTGMVSVAVAGEESAPEMAVRAARSALDRSGTGPADIDLVLHASFFYQGHDLWAPASYVQRVAVGNHCPAMEVKQVSNGGMAALELASGYLAADPARTAALITTGDKFCPPGFDRWRSDPGTVYADGGTALVLSRRDGFARLRSLVTVSAPELEGMHRGDDPFGPAPFSHRQRVDLDACKRAFLAGTGSSYAVARVSSAQDSAIKGALAGAGLELGDVTRVALPHLGRRRLQAGYFGRFELDPERTTWPWSREVGHLGAGDPIAGLDHLVTSGALDAGDTCLLVSVGAGFSWSCAVIELLRRPEWAARA; this is encoded by the coding sequence ATGGACGAACTCTATATAGCGGCGACGGGCAGTTGGCTGCCCCCGCGCCTGCCGATCGAGGAGGCCGTGGCCGACGGCCGGTGCCCCGCCCCCCTCGCCCGGACCACCGGCATGGTGTCGGTGGCCGTGGCGGGGGAGGAGTCCGCGCCGGAGATGGCCGTACGCGCCGCGCGAAGCGCCCTGGACCGCTCCGGCACGGGGCCCGCCGACATCGACCTGGTGCTGCACGCCAGCTTCTTCTACCAAGGACACGACCTGTGGGCGCCGGCCTCCTACGTCCAGCGGGTCGCGGTCGGCAACCACTGCCCTGCCATGGAGGTCAAGCAAGTCTCCAACGGCGGCATGGCCGCACTCGAACTGGCCTCGGGCTACCTCGCCGCCGATCCCGCGCGCACGGCGGCGCTGATCACCACGGGCGACAAGTTCTGCCCGCCCGGGTTCGACCGCTGGCGCAGCGATCCGGGCACGGTCTACGCCGACGGGGGCACCGCACTGGTGCTCTCCCGCCGGGACGGCTTCGCCCGACTGCGTAGTCTGGTCACCGTCTCGGCACCCGAGTTGGAGGGCATGCACCGCGGCGACGACCCGTTCGGTCCGGCGCCCTTCAGCCATCGTCAACGGGTGGATCTCGACGCCTGCAAACGAGCCTTCCTCGCTGGTACGGGCTCCTCCTACGCCGTCGCCCGGGTGAGCTCCGCCCAGGACTCCGCCATCAAGGGAGCCCTGGCCGGTGCCGGGCTGGAACTCGGCGACGTCACCCGCGTCGCCCTGCCCCACCTCGGCCGGCGACGGCTCCAGGCCGGCTACTTCGGGCGGTTCGAACTGGACCCCGAGCGGACCACCTGGCCCTGGAGCCGAGAGGTCGGCCACCTCGGTGCGGGGGATCCGATCGCCGGGCTCGACCATCTCGTCACCAGCGGTGCCCTCGACGCCGGGGACACCTGTCTCCTCGTCAGCGTCGGGGCCGGATTCAGCTGGTCCTGTGCCGTGATCGAACTACTGCGACGACCCGAGTGGGCGGCTCGCGCATGA